The Nicotiana sylvestris chromosome 6, ASM39365v2, whole genome shotgun sequence genomic sequence GAGGAAATGAAATATACCTTAAATAGTGGGTATCAGTTACATAAAATATCCGACATTTAAGATACCCAAAATCCCTTTACCGTAAGAAACCCACCCCAAAATCATCTGTTCTCTTTCCAATTACCAAATCCCTTCACCGTAAGAGACTCACCCCAAAACACCACCTATGTTTATAATTATCCACAGTAACAATCCCAATTGATACCCATAATCTTTCTAACCCAAAAATCTCGCCCTCTTCCACTGTTATACCCCAAAATTGCAGATTCTTCGGTAATCCGAAGTTGTTGATATACGATTTCTCTCTTTAATCATCCAAAATCTCTTTCTTATTTATATATTACTGAAGAATTTCGAAAATTTCCTCTACAATCAAGTTATCGGTAAGCTTCACTCTACATTAACAATGTCTATTTTCTAttgtatttttttcttattcATGTTTTTATCCATTTTCAGAACTAACAATGGGTAAGACATCTTTGCATGAATCTGTGAGAAAACATTCTGGAAAATCTGTTGTTGATACACTAACAGGTAATACAATAGTTCGAAGATCACCCCGGAAACATTGGAAAAACGTTGTGGGTGAAACACCTAGTTTTGACTTAGGTGTATTTTCACAagtagaaaaaaaatcaaaaaatcgaaTTATAGGCATGCAATACCTGTAGTGATTGATGAAGGTTCGGTTTCTAAGAGGAATGGTAAGGCAATTAGAGATGATAATTTTGAAGAGGAAGAAGTGGTATTAAAAGCAAGAAAGAGGAGTAAAGTTAATCACGATACTAAATCAAAAAAGAACAATACGGTTGATCCAGATTACGGCTCTCGTAAAGTTGAATCTGATCACAAGGTATTGTACAACTTTAAAAATATTTCCTTTATGTTTTATGTGGGTTGTTAGGTAATTTGTTTCCTTTTTGTATGTTTTTTGTATACTGATTGTTTGAGTTTTCCAAAAAATtatatttcttattttgtatgttttttttttgtatttttctgtatGATTTTTGTATGTACGCTATTTTTTGCCTTGGTAACATAGTGTTATTGATCGTTTGAtagttatatatttatatattatttgtacGTTAAATTATATGTTTTGTATTGTGTTTAATATGTTTATATGAGATAATTGGTTTATTCTCGTATGTTTTTTGTATACTGATTGTATGAATCCTCTGAAAAAATTAATTTTCACCAATTTTTTTATTACCAGTATTGTATGTTTTTTGTATGTTTGACGTTATTATAAATGAATTTAGTTTCTTAAATTTCATATGTTTAtgcaattttagaaaataatactatcgattaaaaaaaacttttttgtTTGTTAATTCAGAGACAAAAGTTCTTTGTCAAGGAGGGTGCGAAATTTGGTGTGACTCATTGGCAATCATATACAGATCTTGAAGTACTGGAACACATAAAGGAAAATTTGTCAAGTGAACAGATTAAATTTGTTTAGGGAGTCATGTTTTGGATACTTCCTCGATTTTCCCCCTAATATATGTACACAACATCAAATGACTAATGTATTGATGAAAAGGGAGTTGAATGACTACTGTGCTGATATTTTCTCCGTAGAGATCAACGGTTAGAGGTTGAATTTTGGTTTGCGTGAATTTGGTATAGTTACTGGTCTAAAATGTGTTGCGTTGAAGGGAGATCTTGGGTTTGATCCACAAGTAAGACCAAAATTAATGGACAGTTACTTCCCAAACAAGGATAAAGTAGAAAAGATGCTTCTTCAAAATTGCTTCTTGACCAACTCCTGGAAATGTGATGAACATGCATTCAAGCTTGTGATCTTGTACTTTATAGAGTTCTTCTTGTTTTCCACTGAGAAGGACAATACTGCAGTTGACATCTATAGGTTTCATATAGTAGACAGTGGACAGTTCAACTATTACCATTGAGGAATAGATGTTTACAAGGCATTGCTTCTTTCGGTACTGCATGTGCTTAGTACAAATGTACATTATTATAGACTTGGTGGACTGCCTCTTGCGCTTCAAGTTTGGATATACGAGTGTTGTTCTATGGTTGATAAACAAATTTCTGTCCGTCTCCCTGGCAATAAAATACCTCGTATTCTGAGATGGACAAAGGTCAAATCCCAACTTTGGCATAAAACCATAGAGAATCTTATGTTCACTCCAACTTGGATCAAGTTAAAAAACTGCTTGTTTTTTTATGTAATAGTTAAATTCTtaatatatacattatatatatatatatatcaagtcAAAATTGTATAATACATTATTATGGCTTACAAAAATAACACAATTATCATACAGTTATAATACATATTGAGTACACTATATGCATATCTGTAAAATAGAGCTTTTGATAGCACATTACTATGACATATAAAACTTATATGATTGTCATACAGTTATTATACAAAGTGACTTATGTTATTGTACCTTTTCTTGTAGTTTTCAAATATTGCTGCAACATCTGAAGCGGTGGAACTCATAAAATTATCGGAAAAAAGAGATTATGAAATGGAAGAACAAGGAGACAGTGCATTGCATCGTCACAATCTCCTGTTTATACCTGAAAATTCTGGAGTAGTGAAGAATAAGCCGGACCAAGCTATATTGTGGGAAATACAAAGGTTGAGAACTGCAATTGCAAAGGTTCAAAGTGATTTAGATGCATTCAAGACAAAGGTTAGTACCATATAATTCTCTGGAAATGTATTACAGTAACTGTTATTGATGTTTAATATTTTGTAGTATTCTGCTTGTTTATTAGGTTGCAGGGGACTTTGTATCGATTAAGGAATTTTTCACGCAATCAATTAATAAAGTCTTGGATGAAATTAGGACATCTGAATCCCGTCAATCCGAAAAAGTAAATGTTTCTATTTCACCAATGCATACAGTTATTAGACCATCGAGTAATGATCGCCACCACCACAGTCGATACGACAATGCTTGTTTTCCAGACCATAATGAAGAGGAGGTTGAGTACGCAATAGTCAATGACATTATAAAACAACAAGATTATTATACTATTTCATTAACTAAGCACCCTCTTTCAGTACAATAAACCTACAAGCATCATACAAGTACCATAtaattctttaacaattataatacacTTTTTAGTTTAATAACTTTTATTTGCGCATGTAAAGATGTTGACGTCAATGTTGCACAAGTAAATAAGCCAAGCGAAGACATTGCTCCACCCCCAAAGTCGGTTGGAAATGTAGAAAAAACAGGTAATCGTACAATGGTTATTCATTATACTAATTTTAATTTCTAATATATTAACAATACAAATGTCATACAATATTCATATAATAGTTTGTTTTAGCTTGTCTCAGTCTGTTTTTTCAATATTCAGATGTTGGTGACGCTGTTGTGGATGTGGATACTTCGGGCTTTGATGCCCAAGGTGAAAAAAAAGTAGTTACTCTTGATGATTTTGAGTTGCTTGCGACCCTTTCTCAAATTGTTCTGGTTGAAAAACAATTTGAAGAGCATTTAACCCCTGAAAAAAGGGAAGAGTGAAGATTCCTGAAAAGCATGCAAAGTCCCCATATACACAGGATTTCGACTCCGGTTGTAGCAGCTCCTTAGGTCCTCCTATTTTTCCAATCAAACATCCATTCACACATGTTATTGGAATAGTTGTTGACCCCAATTTGATAGAGGAATTTAGAGAATGGTTATACGATGGGACACATAAGAGATCTTCCAGGTTCCAATTCATATATGATTGCTTATTATAACCCAATTGTATCACAAGTTTCACAAACTTATTTTATAACTTGTATAGGCGAAAATCTCCTTATCGGGTGGAAGTGAACAAGCTTGAGAGGCCATTTGATTTGGGTGTTTCAAGGGTAGACAAGAAAGAATGGTTTTACAATTTGGCACACGCAGGGCAAGTATTGAATGACACAGTGCGTTGATATTTAACGATCACTCTTAGCTTTTGTATAATAAATGTATACAACTATTATTTCAGTTTATTTGCTTTGTAAATAACTAAACCATTCttgttttttgaaattttatCTTATGTTCAGCACATCAATGTTATTCTTTACTATCTAAGGAAGAGATATAAGTATGGCCCATCCAATAACATCAGGTTCATAACTACTAATTGTTGTTTCAAGACAAGGGTCGAACAAGTATATAATCTGTATGTGACTACTCAACAGGATAGTAGGGTAGTAAAGGTGGACGACACTGTAGCTGATTACATTCTAGGCTATCAGTTACTTGCCAATATTGCTTGGTCAGAAGTTGATTATGTGATAATACCCATTAATGTCAAGGATAAATTCCATTGGGTGTTGGGTGTATTCGACATATGCAAAAGGACCCTAATAGTGTATGACTCATTTGTTGCAGTTGGGAATAATAATACAATTCATCAGCTTGTTAACAAGTTTTCGGTTGTTATCCCTCTTTTCCTCCAATGCTTAGACTTCTACGGGAAGCGGAATGGCATAAATTTCAACACCACCCCAACCTATATTGGAAAAAGTGTTTCAGAACCTTTGAAAGTTTAGTGGTTAGTTACCGAGATTCCACAGCAGAAGTTTGGCTCATTGTATGTATATTTAAACCATTAGTTTCAATACTAATGGAATTCCGTGCCATACAATTGTGTACATTTTAGCATGTGTTTATCTGCTACTTTAATGCTTGCAGAGACTGCGGGGTTTATGTTGCAGTATTTGCAGAGTACATCAGTATCGGGgagttttcaatttcaaatgTCAAAAATGATAAAATACAATTAACTGACAAAAGTTATACAATTGTAATACAAAAGTAAAGCCTTTTATCGCACTGAATAATTGACATAAACCCACTTACTTAAAGCATCAAGCGAAATTAACCCGCTTACCAAACAAAAATTAAATACAATAACCCGGAATACATACATTTCTTTGAATGTTAATATTATATTTGTATATTTGTCAAAAGTAATTACCTGTTTTCACATGACATTTTCACCCTGAATTGGAATTTGTTCATAACTGCATAACGCTTCATCGCACTGACAATCGTATATTTGTCTAGGTAAATCTGACCGACCTCAATACTTTTAGGTAGTGTGTCTGCTATTATTAAACACTTACAACCACCATTGTCATCACATTGATCCACCTCAAACAAATTTACTTTCTCAGAAACACTGCAGAATGTATCACCATTGTATGGTAATTGTATCAGGCTATTCTGTGCATTTTCGAAGGACTCTGCAATGATATTATCGTCTGTCGTATTCCAGTCCAACGCGAATTCCTTCAGTGTTATACATAATGGATACATTCCGAACTCCTTGTAGTTCCTTTTCGTCTCTATATACACTCGTAGCCCCATATCATTGTGAATTTTCATGGGAGGGCACCTGTCATTGACTATATATTTGATCTCCATTATTTTAACAGAGGTATCTATAGATAATTGCCGAGCAATGACTGAAATTAACTCATCGTAGCTTGACTCTATGTTGATTGCAACTCCGTCGACATTGAAATCTACATATCGGCCAGTAACATCCCATCGACCTGAGTGTTGAAGCATGATTGCCATAGTCTCCATTTGAAGACCAGGCTTTGAATTAGACTCGACGTCAAACTTCAAACTTGTATCACAGTGACAGAGATTTTTCTTCTCCAGACTAATTTTGTTCATCAGATGCAGCAGAACAATAATTTAATCTATTCTATTCAGATTTTACACAGCTCTGTTTATGGTAGGAAAAAGAAGAGATGAAGATTATGGGTGGAGATTGAGGGATTTTGAGGTAGATGAATTCCAGATACCTCGCTCGTAACTGAATGCGTTTGTTATGATAGTATTAAAAACGTACGGGCTTGGAAAGTTAATATACTAATTATATAAAAATGTTAAAGAAAGTATGGTATTTGGGGAAAACTACTAAACCTAGAGAAAATTGGTAATATAGTCTTTATTATAGTATTACTACgaaaaaatcctttttttttttaatctttcaaAATTAGTTGCAAAACCGCGTCAAAACATCCAACTCACCAAACACAAATTTCCTTAGTTGAAGTTAAAATGAAAGTCCAGCGAAACTTATATCGTTTCGATTAATAATTAAGCTGGTAATCGATCCCTTGGAGAtggagaaagggaaagaaaacagTAAACTCATTTGGAATATGATAAGAAAAGTTTAGGACTACGTATCTTTCAATATGCCCCAAAATTGTTTGTTAAAGTGGCATTGCCACATTGACCTTTTAccgaaaatgtttttttttgttctATGTAATGCTAAGGCTGACAGCTATGCTCCATTGATGTAGATAGCCATGCCATTACAGACAGTGACATAGTCAAAAATTTATGTAAGAagatacaaaaaaataaataaaagtaaattTCGAACTCCTTTTGCAACTACACTAGTATCTACTCTTGTGCCAAGGGATTTcaacagtttatatatatatatatatatatatatatatcacaaaaaaatttcaatttttgatCTATTTAATTACTATAATCAAAACCTCAGTTTTGATTCAATTGAACCCTTTTAAATATAAACTATAAAACAAACTTCACATTTACCCGCGACCTTACATTTACTTCAGATCATCCAAACATGAATGAGAGGAGAGAATGACAATGAGGATACGGGTAACTTGGTTCTTGATGGAGAAAATGCACAATATAGGATGGCAATTTGGACCATAAGTAAAGCAGAAAATTACACCCGATAACCTTAAAAACGGATGATCTTGATTTTTTGACCCATGGACAAACATTTATAGTCAGAAGTCAAAAGTTTTACCTGGAACAAAACTTGTTAAACTTGAAGTATTGCCTGTGAGGCAAACTGGGTCAAAAAGTCAAGATCACTCACTTCCAATGCAATTTTTGTAAATAAAGTCCCGGGGACCTGTTCAGTGGCAGCCCATTTCCAAGAATATACTAATGGGCCGCAACATTACATTAGGAGTTCCATTATGTTGAGTGTTAGACAAAAAcatagggagaaattcaaaaatagtcagatttataagtggtcgttcaaaaatagcccaattttaaaagtaatcaaaatttatccacttttcatgtaaagataaatctgaacgaaaatactcttcaaaatccgaaaaaatactccagcataatttactggagttccaatatattatactggaactccagtctaatatactggagttccagtataatataccggttaaacataatatactggagtttggagcaccggtgctccagtctccagtatattatgctggagccaacaaagtatatcggtccagcataatatgctgaaagttcatacacaggtgcaccgaactccagtatattatgctggaccggtctctgttgcagcaaaatagtggctatttttcattgacttggtaaacgctggttatttttgaatgaccagtccgaaaactggctagaccgtgctatttttaccaaaAACATTAGCGTTGGGTTAGGGCTTCCTGGGCTAACGCAAATTAATCCGCTTCTGTAGATCTGTGTTCTATCCAGTTAAACGCAAATAtttggggagaaattcaaaaaaagccagatttacaagttgtcattcaaaaatagccacagtttcaaaagtaatcgaaatttagcgacttttcatataaagataaatctgaacgaaaatactcttcaaaatctggaaaaatactccagcataatatactggagttccagtataatatactagtccagcataatatattggagtttggagtaccggtgctccagtctccagtatattatactggagccagcaaagtataccggtccagcataatatactggaagttcatacacaggtgcaccgaactccagtatattatgctggaccggtctctgttgcagcaaaatagtgactatttttcattgacttggcaaacgctgactatttttgaataaccagtccgaaaactggctaaccATGCCATTTtaacaaatatttgaaataaaacaaTACTTCTTAATCCTTAACAAAAAGATCAAAGGAGATGTGTGTCATATTAATAACATACAAACTAATGAATTATGAAACCAACTTATTAGGTAAATAACTGTGGATGCTAAAACCCACCAGTTAATTATACAGGTACCGACACTATTTGGATTGAGATTAAAGTGATCATAAACGAAATAAATGCAATAAATAAAGGACAGTATGAGAATTTATCTAAATATAATATCAGAGGaaatagaaaaaagaaattaACCATCTAGTGTATTTAAAATGGCTTGGTCATGTATGCATGAAGAGGCATTGAAAATTGAAGGAAATGAACACTTTTTTTAACAAGAAAAGTTTAATAACGAAAAATGATCATTGTAACAGTGGTTTGCTCCACATATAGGGTATATGTGTTAAGTGATTTCTAGCCAACCCCAAGGGTTTTCTATTCTTCCTTTCTTAATTCAAGCCGGCTAGGGAATATATAGGAATGTAAAAGAGGACAAAATATAAATTCGAGAAAAAATTTAACAATTTGATTAACCATAGAAAAATCAGCTTCAGCTGATGTGGTGAAGGGTCCAAAGGGACAAGGGCAGAAATCTCAATTAGTCCCCtcttaatctttcccaaccctaACACTTCTCAATCCTCCACAATATTCAACCTAAGTGAATTTGTTCATTAATAATGGAATCTGAAAGCTCATCAACTTTTCGGACAGCTCGATCGAGCGAGCTAGTAAAATGTTTATGAAAAAGCTtaattagtttttctcaacatatgggagtatatatatatgtatacacacaAAACGTAAAAAGTGTTTTTGCGTGTGTATGTATATGCTTATTATTTGCAAGTTATTGTGTTTGTTATTTGCTTCTTATTTGAATTATCAAGGACTCATTTAAGCCCTAATACAGACGTCATTATTCTTAGTGGATATATATTCCGATCTTCTATGACCCTTGTTATACTTATTTTGCATTCACCTGAGTGCAATTATCTTTGGAATTAAGTAAGTTCAAGATTCATTTGTGCCCTAATGCATGTCATTTCACCAAATGGCACTTCTCTTTAGACTAAGGTTATTCAGGTTTCATTTTAGCCCTAATGCATGCCGTATCCGTACATGATGGATATTTATTTTACTCTTCATTCTCAATTGATTTTACGAAGAATAGTCTGATTCAAAAGTCTAATTCTTTATTTTGATATCACAATCTCTATATAACAAGCCATGTATTGTTATTTAATACAAAATAATGATTCTTGTATTGTTATTCATACCACATTAATTGTTGTGTTATTATGCTACATAACTACTGTACATCATGTGAATCAAACAACTTTCGAGCTATCATCAATAAGTTAAGTGTTACTTTTTCCGAGCTAGATTATCCCATTTCTAGCATCATAATCACTTGCAAGTATCAGCTTCCTTAACAAATGAGCGTAAATTTTCTAAGAATATTATGATGAGCATGCAATTCATTAGCTCTCCCTTCCCTCATGCACTACTCTCTTTACTTACAAGGAGAAAAGGATATTACAGAATACTCATAGTGAAAAGGTTTTATACGTtcgcttttttttcttcttaaataaAACGATATATCCAAACTATTGTTTAGCTGTAAAATGACACAGTTAAATTTATAcatggtttatagacaagcgaatcGATTTGATTCCAatatgataaataaattaaataaaatgcagGACCTAACGTTGAAATCGAGATGAGATAGCAGACAACTTGATTCCAGGAGCAAAGTTTTCGGAGGtagtaataataacaataagcgAGAAATAAAATGttattgagcttagaataatATGTATAACATAAGTTTGTCAGAAAATTTGTGTCCATACAATAGTTGTTGAAATCCCTATTTATAGtggcacctagggaacaaggtcctaggatcaagccgctcttaaatgacaattatggggaccattgaagaatgtgtaacggcATGTTATGAATGCCATATTCTCTATAATGGATTATGTATTTAATGTTGTAGAATATTTTTCATTGAATACTATTGGGTGACAGACATTCATTTGCCTTCATTAGCAACATTCCCTTCGAGGGCTTCCCGATGCCAACCAAGATTGTTGCCTCCGGTCTTGACTTCCACCTGTCTCGCTTTTCATCTATCTCTGATTCTATGTGTCGCTCTATTATACGAGCATTTAATATAAACTCAATCGGTATGCCCATAACACTCCCGGTAGCTCTTCGGACCATTTGTCTTTGGCTTcttccaatctctttttgagATTTTTGAATAATTACTTTGTTCGTCGATTCCGCCTGTTCATTTGCGCTCGAATAGTATGGCGATGATAtgattcttttaatttttagGTCTTCAAGGAATTTTGCGACCTTTGCGCCTTTAAATTGTGGCATGTTATCGCAAgctatctcttttggtatccCGAACCTGCAAATTATGTTTTCCCACAGGAAATCGACAACTTTGCGCTCACTAATTTTCTGGTACGGAcatgcttcaacccacttagaaaagcagtcagttaaaatcaaaagaaattttACCTTACCGAGAGCTAGTGGCAGCGAACCGACTATCTCCATCTCCCATTTTATGAATGGCCAGGGCGACAAAATCGAGTGCAATAGCTCTGCCGGTTAATGTACCAATGGTGCGTGGCGTTGACACTTATCGTATTTTTGAACATAAGCCTTAGTATCTTGTTCCATTCGGAGCCAGTAGAATCCTGCCCTAATTACCTTTAATACCAAGGAACCTGCACCCGCGTGATTTTTGCAGATCCCTTCCTGAACTTCTCTCATGACGTAGTTAGATTTGGAGGCTCCCAAGTCCCAAACATCAGGCCAACAGGCCTTGGAAAGATCTTCTATACAATTGACCTCCCTTGAAGTTGTATCGAGCTGCTTTAGTGCGCAGCGCCCGGGATACCTTGGGATCATCGGGTAGTTTTCCGTGCTCGATATAGTCAATGATCTCATTCCTCCGGTCCCAGACCAAATTAGTCGCGTTTACTTTATAATAGCCGCCCACATCAATACCAAATGCATAAGCTATACCACCGTACCAGAGTCTGACCCCTTTATTTCCGTTGAAGAGCCTAGATTGGCTAGTGCGTCTGCTTCGGCGTTTTCCTCCCTCGGAATATGGGTTATTGAATATTCTCTGAATTGTGAAAGTAGATCCTGGACTTTCACTACATGTTGTTGCATGCGTTCTTCTTTGGCGTCGAAGATTCCGTAAACTTGATTTACTACTAGCTGGGGATCACATTTGATTTTTATGACTTCAGGATCTAGTCCCCGGGCCAACTGGAATCCTACAATCAAGGCCTCATACTCCGCTTTATTGTTAGTCAAGGAAACAGTCCTTATGGCATGCCTTAGGGTTTCTCCCGAAGGCGTGATTAATACTACTCTGAGACCGAACCCTTTTACGTAGGAAGCTCTGCCCGTGAACAAGGTCCAGACTCCTGATGTCGACTCTGACACCATCATCGCTTCTTTGGTAGCCAAAGGAAGTAGTCTAGGACGAAAATCAGCCACAAAGTCGGTCAAAACTTGTGACTTGATCGCAGTCCTAGGTTTATActctatgtcaaattcactcatttcGACTACCCACTTGGCCAGTCGACTTGGAAGTTCAAGTTTGTGAAGGATATTCCGCAGGGGAAAGGTTGTCACCATGGCTATCAGGTgatattgaaaataaggcctaagTTTTCGAGCGGTGACTATGACAGCTAAGCCTAATTTTTTGAGGTGTGGGTAGTGAGTTTCTGCTCCCGTTAAATTTTTACTAACATAGTAAataggagattgcgtaccttcgtcttcacggactaaaacaacacttactGCCTTCCTCAGGTTTCGATAGTAAGAGAGGGCTTGATAAATACCTTTTCAAATCTTTGAGAGCCTGTTGGaattctggagtccattcgaaattgttcttcttcttcagaagCGAGAAGAAGTGATGGCACTTCTCTGAAGACCGGGAAATGAACCTGCTTAAAGCAGTCAGTCTTCTTATCAACCTCTTGACCTCTTTCACATTTGATAACTGGTCGGGAATGTCTTTGATGGCTTTAATTTTATCGAAATTGACTTCGGTCCCCCTTTGTGACACCAGGAACCCTAAGAACTTACCGGAGATGACTctgaatgcacatttctcggggttaaaCTTCATGTTGTGTTTTCTTAATATGTCAAAGGTTTCTTGGAGGTGTTTCAGATGATCACCTGCATTCAAAGACTTAACCAGCATATCATACATATATACCTCCATCATTTTCCCCTATTTGCTTCTCAAATATTTTGTTTACAAGCCTTTGATAAGTGGCTCCGGCGTTCTTAAGCCCGAaaggcatcacattatagcaatattTGATCCTTCGGGTTCATTtttgatttggttgtacccgaaaTAGGCATCGAGGAAACTCATCAACTCGTGCCCAGCCgttgcatcaatcatttgatcaatgtttggcaatGGGAACGAGTCTTTTAGACACACCTTAttcaaatccttataatctatgcTTTGTTATTCTTTTTTGAAACTACTACTATGTTAGCTAGACAGTCAAGATACGTTTCCTCCCGGATTGAACCGATATCAAGCAAtcgagttacctcttctttgacgaaTTTGTTTATGACATCGACAATATGGAGTTTCTTCTACCTTATCGGAGGGATATTAGGATCCAATAACTTATGCACAACCATTTGTTATGGAATACCTATCATATTCGCATGCGACCACGCAAAACAGTCAACGTTAAACTTAAGAAATTTAATAAATCCTGACCTGAGCTCGAGGTTTAGTTCTGTCCCCAAGTGGAACTTTCTTTCAATAATTTCTCAAACAATGCCACTTGCTCAAGTTCTTCCGTTGTGGATTTGGTTGTATCCGTCTCTTCTGGTACCTGAAAATATCTTGGTACCTGATAGGATTCCGACAACTCCTTCCCTCTATTGACTTTGTTCGGATCAGGAGCGGGCGCCGACTCCTATAATTGCTATACCGCATGCTCCTTAC encodes the following:
- the LOC104234193 gene encoding uncharacterized protein isoform X2, which gives rise to MVDKQISVRLPGNKIPRILRWTKFSNIAATSEAVELIKLSEKRDYEMEEQGDSALHRHNLLFIPENSGVVKNKPDQAILWEIQRLRTAIAKVQSDLDAFKTKMLTSMLHK
- the LOC104234193 gene encoding uncharacterized protein isoform X1, translated to MVDKQISVRLPGNKIPRILRWTKFSNIAATSEAVELIKLSEKRDYEMEEQGDSALHRHNLLFIPENSGVVKNKPDQAILWEIQRLRTAIAKVQSDLDAFKTKVAGDFVSIKEFFTQSINKVLDEIRTSESRQSEKVNVSISPMHTVIRPSSNDRHHHSRYDNACFPDHNEEEVEYAIVNDIIKQQDYYTISLTKHPLSVQ